One window of the Pseudochaenichthys georgianus chromosome 21, fPseGeo1.2, whole genome shotgun sequence genome contains the following:
- the ube2al gene encoding ubiquitin conjugating enzyme E2 A, like produces MSTPARRRLMRDFKRLQEDPPAGVSGAPSENNIMAWNAVIFGPEGTPFEDGTFKLIVEFTEEYPNKPPTVRFVSKMFHPNVYADGSICLDILQNRWSPTYDVSSILTSIQSLLDEPNPNSPANSQAAQLYQENKREYEKRVSAIVEQSWRDS; encoded by the exons ATGTCCACCCCGGCTAGAAGGAGACTTATGAGAGATTTTAAAAG gCTACAAGAGGACCCTCCCGCGGGTGTCAGTGGTGCTCCATCTGAAAACAACATTATGGCATGGAATGCAGTCATATTTGG CCCTGAAGGAACTCCCTTTGAGGATG GCACATTTAAACTCATTGTAGAGTTCACAGAAGAATACCCCAACAAACCCCCCACAGTACGATTTGTGTCAAAGATGTTTCATCCAAATG TCTATGCAGATGGCAGTATATGCTTGGACATCCTACAGAACCGTTGGAGTCCCACTTATGATGTGTCCTCAATTCTTACATCTATCCAG tcccTGCTTGATGAACCAAACCCCAACAGTCCAGCTAACAGTCAGGCCGCTCAGCTGTACCAGGAGAACAAGCGGGAATAC